ATTCTTTCCATTCTTGTGCAAACTTTGTTGAATTCCTACTCTATGAAATGAGAACTTTGCACATTATGCCATCCTTATCACCAAGAAGCATAACCTCTGTCAAACCCTTATTCCTAATTTCATTCGCAAAATTAGTATTCAAGTTCTGCGCAACAAGTTATATGAAGTGAATGACATTGTAAAATTACATTACTTATAAGAAAAGGTGGGAAAATTTTGAAGAATTGAAGACGAACCAGATGACTTCCTTGACATCGTGACTGGGTCAATTTGACAGCAAACAATGAGGACTGTGGATTAGTAGTACACCGATTAATGAATGATTCCCTACTGTTGTCGGTGCAAGGAccaacataaattataattttgaaattgttgtgaCGCACATATTGGAAGGTGATGTGGGCATCATTAAGCCTTTCATGGTAAATGTTTTTCATTGAAGACCATCCAGTCGTAATTTTAGGATCTAATGTATTCATGTTATAAGTTACGACATGTGTGAGACCATTATTGTCAAGCAACGACCACGTACTTCCTAACTCATTTTCAAATGCTGCAGCAAAATGCCTATCGACATACCCAAAATCCTgcacaaaaacatgttaaatttaGAATAACAATACAGacgttgaaaattttattacaaaataacatgTTTACCAAATCAGTTAGGTGGATGGTGACAAACTCCCACAGGATTGTTGACGGTCCTACGCTGGATGATGCAACCATGCTTTGGTTGATATGTTTGTCTCAGGAAAACGAAAAGATATATATGTCGAGATGTTTGGTTGATATGTTTGATTTGTTTCTTCCACAAATATCTCCAAAACATATATATAGTTGGTTAACATGTTTGATGAACAGTCCCAACACTGTACGTAAAAGCTGTCCATTAAATGTTTACAAAAAAGTTAGACTTGACTAGTCATGAATGGGTTTTGGAAAACGTTGGAGTGTTGAATGCTCTTCAATGTATCATTAATCCAGTCAAACCATTTGACCACCCAACCAATATCCAGTCAAACTGTTTGACCACCCAaccaacaaaatttaattgCGGACCCGATATGTTGACCACTTTATCGTTGAACATGTCATTGCCTTTGGTAGCATTTATTGGTATACGAACGTCTTTTGAATTCCAAGATGGTCATTGCCTTCCCTATCATTTATGGATGTCCATTTGTTGAAGTGTGGTACTAGAATTTATAAATCCATCAAAGAAAGCATTCATTCCCTCACTTCTTTGAGTAGTTGACATGCCCGCCCAAAAATGATTCCTCAAGTAACAAGGAACCCATTTATGTCTCTCTTCATACAAAGTACATAACCATTCATTCTACTGTAATCCATGCCTCATTAGTAGTTCTTCCCAACCACTCCCAAATTCCGTTGGACAACCATAGTCATAGACAAGCTTGTTCAGATCAGTTTTGATGGCCAGATATTGTTTATAACCTTGAAATTTTCCAGGCAACTTTTTCATTATGTGCCATAAACACCATCTGTGCCTAGTATTTGGAAATACTTCTTGGATGGCATTCGCCATTGCCCTACATTGATCAGTTATAATCCCAATTGGTGGCTTATTACGCATGCATCTTAGCCAACACTGGAATAACCATACAAAAGAGGCAGTGTCTTCAGACGACAACAATCCACAACCAAGTAAAATGGAGTTACCATGATGGTTAACTCCGATGAAAGGCGCAAAAGGCATGTCATACTTATTTGTTAAGTATGTGGTGTCGAAAGACACGACATCACCAAATTCTTCACAAGCGGCTCGAGTTCTTGCATCTGCCCAAAACACACTACAAATTTTATTGTCTTCATCCAATGCAATGTCATAAAAGAAATCGTTATTTAAATCTTTCATTGATGAAAAGTGTCGTAGGAGCGCTTGACCGTCACCATCCTTACATAACGATCTTCTAGGTTGGCCAATGTAGTTTCGCACATCTCGCTTGATGAAGTCCATATTTTCAAATCGTCCTGCATCGCTCACGATGCTAAGGAAACTCTTATTAATCTGGACTCCATCATCATCATTGACCTCCAATGTGCGTTTAGCTTGCATGCTCAATTTCCTATTGCTAGGAATTAGCTTGGAGGTTTTTGGGCATAGATCATGATTGTGGTCTAGGACAACAGTCCTTATAAACCATTTATCATCCTTCCTTGCAATGGTTATGCCAGCTGGACATTGGTTGGTTTGGTTAGCAAGTGTTTTCACCTCGAGCTTGATTGAAGACACATATTTCCCTTCCCTTGAGCAAACTAATCTCAAGTAGTTGACATTGTTGTTGTTATCTTTTTTAGAACTTCTTGTGCGTACACCAAATCCACATTTAATTACATAGtttctgtaaaaaaaatttgCTTCTTCCATTGTGTCAAAACACATATGCAATGTTGGCTCCAACTCCAACAAGCAATCAGTAGGGTCATCAATGTTAACACTATACCGAGGTAGTTCACTCACATTACCTGTGCTGTTATCCATAATAACGACATATACCCAGTCTGATCATAgtggaaagaaaataaaaaaatagtcatCATTCAACATCACATAATAATTGATAACAAAATGCCTATGAACATATATGAACAATGTCATATTTGATTAATCATCATCTAATCCTTCATACGACAATGGGTatgaacataaaataaaatgaaaataaaatatacacaaCAATAAACATTACTGCAActgtgaaatgaaaaaaaatttcagtgcttccatccaaaaaaaaaaatttacacatTCATAACTACATACTCAATTTACTGTGCCATTCAATGAAGCTAAAGCTTTCCTCACCAACCTCCACTAAAGGATTAGGTCCACCCTTATTAAATTTTGTCCTGATCAACTTCCACAGGAAGATAATAGAATGTGTATTTAATGATGGAAGAAGGTTGATGGAGAAGGAAGAAAGTTGCAGTACTTTGGAGGGAAGAACTCTGTCAAACACCAAATACAAGCTATGAAAGAGTTTACAT
This sequence is a window from Vigna angularis cultivar LongXiaoDou No.4 chromosome 2, ASM1680809v1, whole genome shotgun sequence. Protein-coding genes within it:
- the LOC108327327 gene encoding protein FAR1-RELATED SEQUENCE 5-like translates to MDNSTGNVSELPRYSVNIDDPTDCLLELEPTLHMCFDTMEEANFFYRNYVIKCGFGVRTRSSKKDNNNNVNYLRLVCSREGKYVSSIKLEVKTLANQTNQCPAGITIARKDDKWFIRTVVLDHNHDLCPKTSKLIPSNRKLSMQAKRTLEVNDDDGVQINKSFLSIVSDAGRFENMDFIKRDVRNYIGQPRRSLCKDGDGQALLRHFSSMKDLNNDFFYDIALDEDNKICSVFWADARTRAACEEFGDVVSFDTTYLTNKYDMPFAPFIGVNHHGNSILLGCGLLSSEDTASFVWLFQCWLRCMRNKPPIGIITDQCRAMANAIQEVFPNTRHRWCLWHIMKKLPGKFQGYKQYLAIKTDLNKLVYDYGCPTEFGSGWEELLMRHGLQ